One genomic window of Haemophilus haemolyticus includes the following:
- a CDS encoding AI-2E family transporter — MKNNLNLHHTLLSIASVIIILAGVALAAEIVVPFLLSLFIAIICSPMIKAMMQRRIPHWLAITLLFVLISLVFFFLVGLINSTAREFTQSIPQYKVLLSQRVSDLTGLLQGFNLPFTLSRETIQENFDPSIIMNFVSRVLLNFSGVVSNVFVLVLVVIFMLAEAPTMKHKFAMVISSTPHDAAKEERHIDRVLQGVIGYLGIKSITSLLTGVGIFILLEACGVQYAILWATLNFLLNYIPNIGSIIAAIPIIVQALLLNGFGVGFGVAIGVIAINMVVGNIIEPKMMGERLGLSTLVVFLSLLFWGWLLGTVGMLLSVPLTMALKIALESSPNTAKYACLLGDVEDFK; from the coding sequence GTGAAAAATAATTTAAATTTACACCACACTTTGCTTAGCATTGCTTCGGTGATTATTATCTTAGCTGGCGTAGCATTGGCGGCAGAAATTGTGGTGCCATTCTTGCTATCGCTATTTATCGCGATAATTTGTTCACCGATGATTAAGGCGATGATGCAACGCCGAATTCCTCATTGGTTGGCCATTACTTTGCTTTTCGTCTTGATTTCTTTGGTGTTTTTCTTCTTAGTCGGACTGATTAACAGCACGGCAAGAGAATTTACCCAATCAATTCCACAATATAAAGTTTTGCTTTCACAACGCGTGAGTGATTTAACTGGATTGTTGCAAGGTTTCAATCTGCCTTTCACGCTTTCGCGTGAAACCATCCAAGAAAATTTTGACCCAAGCATCATTATGAATTTTGTGAGCCGAGTATTGTTGAATTTCTCTGGTGTGGTGAGTAATGTGTTTGTTTTGGTGTTGGTCGTGATTTTTATGCTTGCTGAAGCACCAACGATGAAACATAAATTTGCTATGGTGATTAGTTCCACCCCTCATGATGCCGCTAAAGAAGAACGCCATATTGATCGCGTTTTACAAGGCGTAATTGGTTATCTTGGCATTAAAAGTATCACCAGCTTGCTGACTGGCGTTGGTATTTTTATTTTGTTGGAAGCCTGTGGGGTTCAATATGCCATTTTGTGGGCAACCTTGAATTTCTTGCTGAATTATATTCCCAATATCGGTTCTATTATTGCGGCTATTCCAATTATCGTGCAAGCCTTATTACTAAATGGTTTTGGTGTTGGCTTTGGCGTGGCAATCGGTGTTATTGCGATCAATATGGTTGTCGGTAACATTATTGAGCCTAAAATGATGGGTGAGCGATTAGGGCTTTCAACCTTAGTGGTGTTCCTTTCATTATTGTTTTGGGGATGGCTGCTTGGAACCGTGGGAATGCTACTGTCTGTCCCTCTGACAATGGCGTTAAAAATTGCTTTGGAGTCCAGTCCCAATACGGCAAAATATGCCTGTCTATTGGGGGATGTTGAAGATTTCAAATAG
- the priA gene encoding primosomal protein N', whose protein sequence is MKIIRVALAVPLPRLFNYLVPDDVSLQIGMRVLVPFGTQKRIALVADFPTKSDVPEDKLKAILQPLDLAPLFTPIYWDWLHWAANYYQAGLGDVLFQALPVKLRNGESAVKNDRTFWRITDAGKNALEQGLLKRSKKQAEALQCLSETDLEKGNNDFSSAIWSALKAKGFIEEITIQTKPLSWQQSLGDNPIVNAENRLTLNKQQALAFSQLLFHSGFNVWLLDGVTGSGKTEIYLQYIEEILKSGKQILVLVPEIGLTPQTVRRFNARFNVEIDVLHSNLTDTQRLYVWDRARSGQSAIVIGTRSALFTQFSNLGAIILDEEHDASYKQQDSWRYHARDLAIVLAQKLDIAVLMGSATPSLESINNVQNGKYQHLVLSKRAGNSTALRHFVVDLKNQNIQNGLSKPLLERMKAHLEKGNQVLLFLNRRGFAPVLLCHECGWIAQCPHCEKPYTYHQHQNVLRCHHCGAQKTIPRQCGDCGSTHLVTTGLGTEQLEETLKMLFPHYSVARIDRDSTSRKGKLEGYLEDIQQGKSQILIGTQMLAKGHHFPNVTLVALVNVDSALFSLDFRAEERLAQLYIQVAGRAGRADKQGEVVLQTHYPDHPLLTTLLANGYQAFAKETLQLRHSMGLPPFTFQALFKAQARHSDLAENCLSQIADFFQSKQIAGLQMLGPMPAPFSKKAGQYRWQLLLQHPSRMTLQKALREYQQAELEKNSQVRLILDVDPQDLS, encoded by the coding sequence TGGTACGCAAAAACGCATAGCGCTTGTGGCTGATTTTCCGACAAAATCGGACGTGCCAGAGGATAAGCTCAAAGCCATTCTTCAACCATTAGATTTAGCACCGCTCTTTACCCCAATTTATTGGGATTGGCTTCATTGGGCAGCAAATTATTATCAAGCGGGATTAGGCGATGTGTTATTTCAAGCCTTGCCTGTGAAATTGCGTAACGGCGAAAGTGCGGTGAAAAATGACCGCACTTTTTGGCGAATTACAGATGCGGGGAAAAATGCCCTTGAACAAGGTCTGTTAAAACGCTCGAAAAAGCAAGCTGAAGCTCTACAATGCTTATCTGAAACCGATCTTGAAAAAGGCAATAATGATTTTTCCTCTGCCATTTGGTCAGCCTTAAAAGCCAAAGGGTTTATTGAAGAAATTACTATCCAAACAAAGCCCCTAAGCTGGCAACAAAGCTTAGGCGATAACCCAATTGTCAATGCTGAAAATCGTTTAACCTTAAATAAGCAGCAAGCCTTAGCGTTTAGTCAATTGCTCTTTCATTCTGGTTTCAACGTATGGCTGCTCGATGGGGTGACTGGTTCAGGCAAAACAGAAATTTATCTGCAGTATATTGAAGAAATTTTAAAATCGGGTAAACAAATATTGGTGCTTGTACCCGAAATCGGGCTAACTCCACAAACGGTGCGCCGTTTCAACGCACGTTTCAACGTAGAAATTGATGTTCTTCATTCTAATTTAACCGATACGCAACGGCTTTATGTATGGGATCGTGCGCGTTCGGGACAAAGTGCCATTGTGATTGGCACGAGATCGGCATTGTTCACGCAATTTTCTAATCTTGGTGCAATTATTTTGGACGAAGAACACGACGCATCTTACAAACAGCAAGACAGCTGGCGTTATCACGCGCGAGACCTGGCTATTGTTCTAGCTCAAAAACTAGATATTGCCGTATTAATGGGTTCCGCCACGCCAAGTTTAGAAAGTATTAATAATGTACAAAACGGCAAATACCAACATTTAGTTTTATCAAAAAGAGCGGGGAATTCCACCGCACTTCGTCATTTCGTTGTTGATTTGAAAAATCAAAACATACAAAACGGGCTTTCAAAACCCTTATTAGAACGGATGAAAGCTCACCTCGAAAAAGGCAATCAAGTGTTGCTTTTCTTAAATCGTCGTGGCTTCGCGCCCGTATTGCTTTGCCATGAATGTGGTTGGATTGCACAATGCCCTCATTGTGAAAAACCTTATACCTATCATCAGCATCAAAATGTATTGCGTTGTCATCATTGTGGCGCTCAGAAAACTATTCCTAGACAATGTGGTGATTGCGGCTCGACTCATTTAGTCACTACAGGTCTCGGCACGGAACAATTAGAAGAAACCTTGAAAATGCTATTTCCTCATTATTCTGTTGCTCGAATCGACCGCGATAGCACTTCGCGTAAAGGAAAATTGGAAGGTTATTTAGAAGATATTCAACAAGGCAAAAGCCAAATTTTGATTGGCACACAAATGCTTGCTAAAGGACATCATTTTCCGAATGTTACTCTCGTTGCCTTAGTGAATGTAGATAGTGCATTATTTTCACTGGATTTTCGTGCAGAAGAACGTTTAGCTCAACTTTATATTCAAGTTGCTGGACGTGCTGGACGTGCCGATAAACAAGGTGAAGTGGTGCTACAAACACATTATCCTGATCATCCTTTGCTTACCACGTTATTAGCAAATGGCTACCAAGCTTTTGCAAAAGAAACCTTACAATTACGCCATTCAATGGGATTGCCACCTTTCACTTTTCAGGCGTTATTCAAAGCACAGGCTCGACATTCTGATCTTGCAGAAAATTGCTTAAGCCAGATTGCAGATTTTTTTCAATCGAAGCAAATTGCGGGATTGCAAATGCTTGGCCCTATGCCTGCACCGTTCAGCAAAAAAGCGGGGCAATATCGCTGGCAGTTATTATTGCAACATCCGTCAAGAATGACGTTGCAAAAAGCATTGAGAGAATATCAACAAGCCGAACTTGAAAAAAACAGCCAAGTGCGGTTAATTTTGGATGTTGATCCGCAAGACTTATCATAA